In Malania oleifera isolate guangnan ecotype guangnan chromosome 8, ASM2987363v1, whole genome shotgun sequence, a single window of DNA contains:
- the LOC131162877 gene encoding uncharacterized protein LOC131162877 yields MSMLWWLIVRDKEEAKIESLEINNGIQNQKDEIRARLYAIGVIKRVTSKGTVKIEMCLYCKKYGHMKRECRKLMRKNINAPTSPKDDAWVLDSKSSIHVCFKKEFFHSFKKVRSMVSLCDGSSYHVRGIGYVKLKTPIGAVRILDGVNFLPNMRRNLISLSRLDSKGCQISLAGGTMEVTRRDSMIFIGKESHRLYQLMGTTLVDGLISNDDRCTSSGTDR; encoded by the exons ATGAGCATGCTTTGGTGGCTAATagtgagagacaaggaagaagcaaagatcGAAAGCTTGGAGATAAACAATGGCATTCAAAACCAAAAGGACGAGATACGAGCGAGGTTGTATGCTATTGGTGTGATAAAAAGGGTCACTTCAAAAGGAACTGTGAAGATCGAAATG TGTTTATACTGCAAGAAGTACGGCCATATGAAGAGGGAGTGTCGGAAATTGATGAGAAAGAACATAAATGCTCCTACCAGTCCAAAAGATGATGCATGGGTTTTGGACTCTAAGAGTTCAATTCATGTTtgttttaagaaagaatttttccATTCTTTCAAAAAAGTCCGCAGTATGGTATCACTCTGTGATGGGTCTTCATACCATGTCAGAGGGATTGGATATGTGAAGCTGAAGACGCCTATTGGAGCGGTCCGTATTTTGGATGGCGTAAACTTCCTTCCAAATAtgcgaagaaatttgatctcccttagtcggttggattctaagggttgtCAAATCTCTCTTGCGGGTGGAACTATGGAGGTGACTCGACGTGACTCAATGATATTTATTGGGAAGGAGTCTCATAGGCTCTATCAGTTGATGGGAACCACATTAGTTGATGGTTTGATCTCAAATGATGACAGATGCACGTCGTCAGGAACAGACAGATGA